Below is a genomic region from Paludicola sp. MB14-C6.
TAGCATTTCTTGCTGCAACATTTGTTGCGTCATTTTTTGTTGGGGTTTGGGTTGCTGCTGGCTATGCTGTAATCCTACTGCTTTTAGTTGTGTTGTTATTGCAAAAGAAAAAGAACTTTCGAGTGGCTTCTGTGGCTATTGTGATTGCTATGTTATTGGGTGTGACTGGGTACTGGGCAAAGTACAGATTTGAATATTTACCAATACTAAAGTTGGATAATCAAACTGTAACAGTAACCGGAGTTATAACCAATCAATATCAGAATGAAAAGGGTACAGCAGTTTATGAGATGAGGGTAAAAGATGTAGAGGGGCATAAAATCCCTTCTTTTCATAGTAACATTTACTCAATCACACCATTTCAAGCAGAAAATTACGATACCGTCCAAATGCAAGTTGAGTTTCATAAAATCACAAGTACAACCTCGTTTGATGCAAAAGCTGTCAATCAAACAAAAGAACTGTATGTAATCGGCTATGCCAAAGGGGAACCGTTTCAAATTACATCACCCAAAGTAAGACCGCCATCTTTTTATTTGCAAAAGTTAAATGGCAATTTGTGTGATAGAGTGGATAAGTATTTACAACCGCCAACTTCGGGAATGGTAAAAGCAATGTTACTTGGTCAACAAAACGACATTGAGCCCTTACTACAGCGTTCATTATCAAGAGCGGGAATTATCCATATCATTTCAATTTCAGGAATGCATATTACATTTTTAGCCGGTTTCTTGTTTGTATTGTTAAAATTATTTCGTATACCTAACTGGTTAAACAGCCTGATTGGTATTGTTGTGATATGGTTGTTTGTTGCGTTGGTTAATTTTCAGATTGCCACAGTACGCTCTGCAATCATGGTAACCGTTTTATTAGCAGGTAATCTCTTTGGACGGCCGGTTGACTTGGTGAATTCTCTTTTCCTTTCGGGGACAATGATTGTAATAGTAAATCCATTTTCTATTCAGAATATCAGTTTTCAGCTCACCTTTTTAGCTACATTAGGTGTGCTTTTGTGCGTAAAGCCAATAAAGAACTGGGTCCAAAGCAAATGGAGAATTCAGAATACAATTTTATTAAGCTTGATTGAGAGTATTGCTTGCACAATTGGCGCTACATTATTCATATTACCTGTTTTAGCGTTTACATTTGGCGGGAT
It encodes:
- a CDS encoding ComEC/Rec2 family competence protein, whose translation is MTRPMITVGIAFLAATFVASFFVGVWVAAGYAVILLLLVVLLLQKKKNFRVASVAIVIAMLLGVTGYWAKYRFEYLPILKLDNQTVTVTGVITNQYQNEKGTAVYEMRVKDVEGHKIPSFHSNIYSITPFQAENYDTVQMQVEFHKITSTTSFDAKAVNQTKELYVIGYAKGEPFQITSPKVRPPSFYLQKLNGNLCDRVDKYLQPPTSGMVKAMLLGQQNDIEPLLQRSLSRAGIIHIISISGMHITFLAGFLFVLLKLFRIPNWLNSLIGIVVIWLFVALVNFQIATVRSAIMVTVLLAGNLFGRPVDLVNSLFLSGTMIVIVNPFSIQNISFQLTFLATLGVLLCVKPIKNWVQSKWRIQNTILLSLIESIACTIGATLFILPVLAFTFGGISLVSPIANIIAVPLTPLIMLGSIALLISSCIPFLAPVTYFIGNVIAFLNRVLIQSADILQKPSYAYVGMNYRLVKLWLIISAIGIAVFLLFCWVTNRKDFKIAIYRFIGCSLCCFIGILLNCSMQESQDLKVTTIGSYETQAIVVTYQKKATVITYVTDGYIHKSVVNYLDSKNVNQVESLILLQDNTKKIEDIAYLMKTKKVSTVMINEQNQLIDYFQLNNPQKSNLLLLNRNYRVKANELMWFDVVSQDKEQSVLLNMGKRRIGITNSGKFAQNNPAEILYFSQKNITRIEQFSSKYVILIDRCKKSAKVSKKQCFDAYENSLELTVNKNGTYKIRK